From the genome of Vicia villosa cultivar HV-30 ecotype Madison, WI linkage group LG2, Vvil1.0, whole genome shotgun sequence, one region includes:
- the LOC131650214 gene encoding uncharacterized protein LOC131650214, whose protein sequence is MKNHEVRPTGTTPFPEVNVARHDHYRKNHGHGRACALGRGRNYAHGLGFDRGRNGNHKNTYFHPKWKNIEKNEKEGQSSKTNENTCYCCGGKGHLDRTYRTPKHLIDLFQKSLKNKKERIETHFANEDDDLDYGNMDVTHLDIGDFFGDLDGKIDHLIEDGSVKK, encoded by the coding sequence ATGAAAAATCACGAGGTCCGTCCCACTGGTACAACTCCATTCCCAGAAGTAAATGTGGCAAGGCACGACCACTATAGAAAAAATCATGGTCACGGTCGTGCATGCGCACTTGGTCGTGGTCGTAATTATGCTCATGGTCTTGGTTTTGATCGTGGTCGCAATGGGAATCATAAAAACACATATTTCCACCCTAAGtggaaaaatattgaaaagaatgaaaaagagggtcAGAGTagcaaaacaaatgaaaatacTTGCTATTGTTGTGGAGGAAAAGGTCATTTGGATCGCACTTATCGTACTCCAAAACACCTTATtgatctttttcaaaaatcattgaaaaataaaaaggaaaggatTGAGACTCATTTtgctaatgaagatgatgatctAGATTACGGTAATATGGATGTTACTCATTTAGATATTGGTGACTTCTTTGGTGATCTAGATggaaaaattgatcaccttattgAAGATGGAAGtgtcaaaaaataa